One window of Medicago truncatula cultivar Jemalong A17 chromosome 2, MtrunA17r5.0-ANR, whole genome shotgun sequence genomic DNA carries:
- the LOC11441804 gene encoding uncharacterized protein: MSSSSAFFVICILHSIIAITSGALMMFYMKEVYTFGHGVQTATKLLGSTPHDQLLIKTSDSFSGLLLVAIGFLLFMVSFVKDRDFQHFFAKGCFLLHVFMALWRIYFERKVEDLAWDWLRQTVGDVLLALSWVFFLVYSWREKYD; this comes from the coding sequence ATGTCATCATCATCGGCGTTCTTCGTCATCTGCATTCTCCACTCCATAATCGCAATCACCTCCGGCGCACTCATGATGTTCTACATGAAAGAAGTTTACACCTTCGGCCACGGCGTTCAAACAGCCACAAAGCTTCTCGGATCCACTCCTCACGATCAACTTCTCATCAAAACCTCCGATTCCTTCTCCGGTTTACTCCTTGTTGCTATTGGATTCCTTCTCTTCATGGTTTCGTTTGTGAAAGATCGTGATTTTCAGCATTTCTTTGCAAAAGGGTGTTTTTTGTTGCATGTGTTTATGGCTCTTTGGAGGATTTACTTTGAACGGAAAGTTGAAGATCTTGCTTGGGATTGGTTGAGGCAAACTGTTGGTGATGTGCTTTTGGCGCTTTCGTGggttttctttcttgtttacTCTTGGAGAGAGaagtatgattaa